The nucleotide sequence TAATTGTGGCTCTACTGTAGAACAAATCTAGCTAATCCCTTTCCGCTTTTGGCTTCAGAGATATGAGGGAGGCCGATGACATTGGTTAAAATTTGAGTTTTCACTGCATCTACGCTAAGTGTTGGGTTTTGACAGCGATAAAGGGCTGCAATACCTGCTACATAGGAAGAAGCGATACTTGTACCACTCTGGCCCTTGTAAGTTGACTGGCCCTGGTAGTCTCTTTCAACACTCGAGTACACATCAACCCCATAACCCATGAGATCGGGTTTGCTATATTCTTGACCTTCTTCGTCCTTGACGCAACCGCTTCCGGAACAGTCCGCTAATTGGTGCTGATAATCTACTGCTCCTATAGCCAAAACTTCCTGGAATCCACCTGGGTAGGTAAAGTTGTCTGGGTTATTTCCTACGGCAGCTATAACTATTACATTCGCTTGGATCATTTGATAGAGGTCGTATCTTAAAATCTTGAGATACAGTTCCAGTATTTCTTGCTTAGGAATGTCTGGAGGAGTAGGTGAGGAGGGTAAGCAGATAGACAGATTAACTACAGCCGGTTTGTTTTTATTGTTGTCGCTCTTGAAGTGTTCCATCAACCATTGTAGGCTTTTTCTGATTCGAAGATAGGTAGTGGTATGGGTTTCACTTTCAATGACAGAAGCTACATACAAATCTGCTTCAGGTGCTATACCTAGGGTCTTGCCAGCTATAACACCACAGATAGAAGTTCCGTGTCCTCCCGTATCAAAACCTCGGACATTACGAGGACTTGAGTCAGTGGGATTAAGGGGAATATAACTATAGCAAATGCTTTTGTCACAAAATTCTTGATGATCGGCATCAATTCCAGTATCTAATACACCCACTAAAACTCCTTCACCTTTAATCTTGTTTCGATGGGCTGTAGGGATACCACTTTCTTCAAGCAATCTTAGCCTAATATCAGAGGGATTTTCAGGGTTAGAGCTATCAGTCAACGCCTCTTGGGTTTGGGTTAGAACAGACACCGGAAAATCATCGATGAATTCATATCGATTTGCTAGTGCATTTTTGGCTTCTTGTTTCTCTTGTTCGTTACGAAAAAAAACCGTAGTGCTGCCCAGTACATCTGGCCCAATATACACTCCTTTATCATGACGGGTAATTAATCTCTCTCGGTGACAGATCTCCGGATGACTACTGCCGGCTTCGTCTCTTAGAGAAGATTTTATTTGTGCTAAATTTTTTAATCCGATTTTGGGCATAGTTTCTTGCAGTTGCTCTATACCCAGATGATCTAATATTAAACTCGGGTTGCGGGCCTGTACGGCTGGAGAATAAGTCAGACTATATTGATCTTCTCGAGCAATCTTAGGAATAAGGAAACAAGTTTTTGGAAACTCTTGCTTTAAAGAGTTAAGCAGGTCACTTGTATGTGATTGGTTCATAAAATATTAAGTATATTGACAAAAGTCTAGTTATATAACTTTAAAGTAGAGAGCCAAGAGGAGGCGGTGCGGTATTGACATAAGGGAGGGTTTTATCAGTATAGTTAGTGTTGTACTACTGGGCCTGTAAACTTCACAACATTTATTAAATTTAACCTCCATCCGCAGGAATAATATAGCCGTCGAATCGGAGAAAAAGCTTAATTATCAATAGCACCGTGTAGAACACTGTCTCGACTTGTAACGAATTTTATCTATTCTGTCGGGAAGGCAAGCTGTTATTTTCCCTCTAAGAACTTTTTTAGCCGCCAGATTATTGGCTCAAAATTCGTTGTAAGCAGTTTTTATTGATAACTAAGCTTGACTTTTAAAGCTGATATGGCTATAAAATTTGAGTAACGGGTTTCAAGTTATAGTTAAATTTTCTAAATTCATCAATTTGTTTTTTTGTATAAGATCTATAAGTAACATAATTTCCATCTCTACTCTCACTGAGCTTAATAGCAATTTTTCTGGATAAAAATCTTGATTTTTCAAGAATTCTACTTGGGTGCATCTGTATAAATATTATGAATAATCCATCAAGAAAACAATGGGATAAAATCAGGTATTTGATTAATTAATAATCCCCCAAAAATCTGTAAGTCAGGAAAAGTCAGGAAAAGTGAGGTTTAAAAAGGATTGTAGTTTACCGAAAAATAAAGACCCTGCTCTTGCAAAGACCTCTTTTGATAATCCACATCAGTCAAAGGAATACCCCAATCAAAGCGAAGCGTCAACTTATCCCCCATCTGCCAACGCAAACCTAAACCCACACCTACTAGAGTATTATTATCTGGGGTAGGAATCGGATTATCTGCCGTATTCCAGCCCACGCCAAAATCGAGAAAGCTCACAACTTGCAACAGGCCTTTGATGCTTTCTACCCTCAAAATAGGCAGCCGCACTTCTGCCGAAGCAAAAAA is from Gloeothece verrucosa PCC 7822 and encodes:
- a CDS encoding S8/S53 family peptidase codes for the protein MNQSHTSDLLNSLKQEFPKTCFLIPKIAREDQYSLTYSPAVQARNPSLILDHLGIEQLQETMPKIGLKNLAQIKSSLRDEAGSSHPEICHRERLITRHDKGVYIGPDVLGSTTVFFRNEQEKQEAKNALANRYEFIDDFPVSVLTQTQEALTDSSNPENPSDIRLRLLEESGIPTAHRNKIKGEGVLVGVLDTGIDADHQEFCDKSICYSYIPLNPTDSSPRNVRGFDTGGHGTSICGVIAGKTLGIAPEADLYVASVIESETHTTTYLRIRKSLQWLMEHFKSDNNKNKPAVVNLSICLPSSPTPPDIPKQEILELYLKILRYDLYQMIQANVIVIAAVGNNPDNFTYPGGFQEVLAIGAVDYQHQLADCSGSGCVKDEEGQEYSKPDLMGYGVDVYSSVERDYQGQSTYKGQSGTSIASSYVAGIAALYRCQNPTLSVDAVKTQILTNVIGLPHISEAKSGKGLARFVLQ